A window from Primulina eburnea isolate SZY01 chromosome 2, ASM2296580v1, whole genome shotgun sequence encodes these proteins:
- the LOC140815603 gene encoding probable protein S-acyltransferase 1 isoform X1: protein MGDAMIKNQDFVRRPSKCKDPPKFKRRLYQVWKGRNKFLCRGRLIFGPDATSLLLSASLIGIPALTFCVKMLLRIQAVNCRYGNIVVIVGFLLAILDLFFLFMTSARNPGILPRNSRPPSSDDSLNSSISSIEWIHPATTNLKLPRTKDIFVNGFLVKVKFCDTCLLYRPPRSSHCSMCNNCVQRFDHHCPWLGQCIGVRNYWTFILFISTSTLLCIYVFTFTLWHLLKEQGSMYHSMSKDVISLILLVYCFIVVWFVGGLSIFHFYLICTNQTTYENFRYHYDKNENPYNHGTLKNIKEFLFSQSVPSLVNFRQWVYEEDDTIVGSRAKNSVRNIPSLNRRIDLEHGILGKDGIPEDAQTLDNSSTNDSLKEGEGRDINVNHFSILAAQEEATDVVVDGDLGPSIATPGHNPDLFDN from the exons AAATTTTTGTGTCGAGGGAGATTGATCTTTGGCCCTGATGCAACATCACTCCTTTTATCAGCCTCTCTGATAGGGATCCCTGCATTAACATTCTGTGTCAAAATGCTTCTAAGGATTCAAGCAGTCAACTGCAGATATGGGAATATTGTTGTAATAGTTGGATTTCTCCTCGCAATTTTG GATCTATTTTTCCTTTTCATGACATCTGCAAGAAATCCTGGAATACTTCCGAGGAACTCAAGGCCGCCTAGTTCAGATGACTCATTAAATTCCAGTATTTCATCCATTGAGTGGATCCATCCTGCAACTACCAATTTGAAATTACCAAGAACGAAGGACATTTTTGTCAATGGTTTTTTAGTTAAAGTGAAGTTCTGTGACACTTGTTTGTTATACCGCCCACCAAGGTCGTCCCACTGCTCAATGTGCAACAACTGTGTCCAGAGGTTTGATCACCACTGTCCATGGCTAGGCCAATGTATTGGAGTT CGCAACTATTGGACTTTCATTTTGTTTATATCAACATCAACACTCCTATGCATATATGTTTTCACGTTTACTTTGTGGCATCTCTTAAAAGAACAAGGCAGCATGTACCACAGTATGTCAAAAGATGTCATATCTCTCATTCTGTTGGTTTACTGCTTCATTGTGGTATGGTTTGTTGGAGGGCTTAGCATATTTCATTTCTATCTTATCTGCACCAACCAG ACAACATATGAGAACTTCCGGTATCATTATGATAAGAATGAAAATCCATATAACCATGGGACACTCAAGAACATCAAGGAATTTCTTTTCTCTCAGTCAGTGCCTTCTCTGGTTAATTTCCGACAATGGGTCTACGAAGAGGATGATACAATTGTAGGATCCAGGGCTAAAAATTCTGTCAGAAACATACCTAGCTTAAACAGGAGGATAGACTTAGAACATGGTATTCTAGGCAAGGATGGTATACCAGAAGATGCACAAACTTTGGACAATAGCAGCACCAATGACAGTCTGAAGGAGGGTGAAGGACGAGATATTAATGTCAACCACTTTTCTATTTTGGCTGCCCAAGAAGAAGCAACTGATGTGGTGGTGGATGGTGATCTTGGACCAAGCATTGCGACCCCGGGACATAATCCAGATTTATTCGATAATTAG
- the LOC140815603 gene encoding probable protein S-acyltransferase 1 isoform X2 yields the protein MQVPFTSLRLRVILMPFITKFLCRGRLIFGPDATSLLLSASLIGIPALTFCVKMLLRIQAVNCRYGNIVVIVGFLLAILDLFFLFMTSARNPGILPRNSRPPSSDDSLNSSISSIEWIHPATTNLKLPRTKDIFVNGFLVKVKFCDTCLLYRPPRSSHCSMCNNCVQRFDHHCPWLGQCIGVRNYWTFILFISTSTLLCIYVFTFTLWHLLKEQGSMYHSMSKDVISLILLVYCFIVVWFVGGLSIFHFYLICTNQTTYENFRYHYDKNENPYNHGTLKNIKEFLFSQSVPSLVNFRQWVYEEDDTIVGSRAKNSVRNIPSLNRRIDLEHGILGKDGIPEDAQTLDNSSTNDSLKEGEGRDINVNHFSILAAQEEATDVVVDGDLGPSIATPGHNPDLFDN from the exons AAATTTTTGTGTCGAGGGAGATTGATCTTTGGCCCTGATGCAACATCACTCCTTTTATCAGCCTCTCTGATAGGGATCCCTGCATTAACATTCTGTGTCAAAATGCTTCTAAGGATTCAAGCAGTCAACTGCAGATATGGGAATATTGTTGTAATAGTTGGATTTCTCCTCGCAATTTTG GATCTATTTTTCCTTTTCATGACATCTGCAAGAAATCCTGGAATACTTCCGAGGAACTCAAGGCCGCCTAGTTCAGATGACTCATTAAATTCCAGTATTTCATCCATTGAGTGGATCCATCCTGCAACTACCAATTTGAAATTACCAAGAACGAAGGACATTTTTGTCAATGGTTTTTTAGTTAAAGTGAAGTTCTGTGACACTTGTTTGTTATACCGCCCACCAAGGTCGTCCCACTGCTCAATGTGCAACAACTGTGTCCAGAGGTTTGATCACCACTGTCCATGGCTAGGCCAATGTATTGGAGTT CGCAACTATTGGACTTTCATTTTGTTTATATCAACATCAACACTCCTATGCATATATGTTTTCACGTTTACTTTGTGGCATCTCTTAAAAGAACAAGGCAGCATGTACCACAGTATGTCAAAAGATGTCATATCTCTCATTCTGTTGGTTTACTGCTTCATTGTGGTATGGTTTGTTGGAGGGCTTAGCATATTTCATTTCTATCTTATCTGCACCAACCAG ACAACATATGAGAACTTCCGGTATCATTATGATAAGAATGAAAATCCATATAACCATGGGACACTCAAGAACATCAAGGAATTTCTTTTCTCTCAGTCAGTGCCTTCTCTGGTTAATTTCCGACAATGGGTCTACGAAGAGGATGATACAATTGTAGGATCCAGGGCTAAAAATTCTGTCAGAAACATACCTAGCTTAAACAGGAGGATAGACTTAGAACATGGTATTCTAGGCAAGGATGGTATACCAGAAGATGCACAAACTTTGGACAATAGCAGCACCAATGACAGTCTGAAGGAGGGTGAAGGACGAGATATTAATGTCAACCACTTTTCTATTTTGGCTGCCCAAGAAGAAGCAACTGATGTGGTGGTGGATGGTGATCTTGGACCAAGCATTGCGACCCCGGGACATAATCCAGATTTATTCGATAATTAG